One part of the Mariniblastus fucicola genome encodes these proteins:
- a CDS encoding lysophospholipid acyltransferase family protein, which translates to MKQITVPTLAFVAKMLSGATVRWVDCEPDTCQRVYFANHTSHLDALVLWASLPKRIRTLTRPVAAADYWIKGPVRRYMASVFNALLIDRKKIKVHNSPVDMMIREIGNQYSLIVFPEGGRNLSGEMQTFKSGLYHLARKRPDLELVPVHIDNLNRVMPKGEFLPVPLLSCISIGAPIFLESHENKVQFLTRAREAVLKMRPPGEEQLIAQHELQAEEQA; encoded by the coding sequence ATGAAACAGATTACGGTTCCAACTCTTGCGTTCGTTGCAAAAATGCTTAGCGGCGCTACCGTTCGATGGGTCGATTGCGAACCCGATACGTGTCAGAGAGTTTACTTTGCCAATCACACCAGCCATCTCGATGCTCTCGTACTGTGGGCTTCGCTACCAAAGCGAATTCGCACGCTCACGCGGCCTGTCGCGGCAGCAGATTACTGGATCAAGGGGCCTGTGCGCCGATACATGGCTTCGGTGTTCAACGCGCTGCTGATCGACCGGAAAAAAATCAAAGTCCACAACAGCCCAGTGGACATGATGATTCGCGAAATCGGAAACCAGTATTCGCTGATTGTATTTCCCGAAGGTGGCAGGAATCTTTCCGGCGAAATGCAGACCTTTAAAAGCGGCCTTTATCACTTGGCCAGAAAGCGTCCGGATCTGGAACTCGTCCCGGTCCACATCGACAATCTCAACCGCGTGATGCCCAAAGGAGAGTTTCTGCCGGTTCCGTTGCTTAGCTGTATCTCGATCGGTGCGCCTATCTTTCTGGAGTCGCACGAGAACAAGGTGCAGTTTCTGACACGAGCCAGAGAAGCCGTGCTGAAGATGCGTCCGCCGGGAGAAGAGCAACTGATCGCGCAACATGAGCTTCAGGCCGAAGAACAGGCCTAG
- a CDS encoding glycosyltransferase family 2 protein, giving the protein MKQPLTVLVPCKNEELNLRACIESFYDLADEILIADSGSTDYTREIAGQFDKTRLIEREYRTSGDFKNWAIPQARHEWVLIVDADERITPALAEEMQLELSRGPSCDGYWIYRDNHFMGHPLRYGDARSDKVLRLFHRDKGRYEGPSDHGEVKISTGKVGKLKNRMLHFSVWEYDQFFDKLHRYTSLQAKQWQEQGRDTSYFKLLVRPAFRFFREYILQGAILDGKAGVQTAWLAAFYSFSKQARLWEIKHGRSQSEFEDCTTGIELAELQAEREMEERRRAA; this is encoded by the coding sequence ATGAAACAGCCGCTCACTGTGCTCGTTCCCTGCAAAAACGAAGAGCTGAATCTGCGTGCATGCATCGAAAGCTTTTACGATCTTGCAGATGAAATCCTCATCGCAGACTCGGGCTCGACAGACTATACGCGTGAAATCGCCGGACAGTTCGACAAAACGCGACTGATTGAGCGCGAGTATCGAACCTCGGGCGATTTTAAGAACTGGGCCATCCCTCAGGCAAGGCATGAATGGGTGCTAATCGTCGACGCAGACGAACGAATCACGCCGGCGTTGGCTGAAGAAATGCAGTTGGAGCTGAGCCGTGGACCGTCTTGCGATGGTTACTGGATTTACCGCGACAACCACTTTATGGGACACCCGCTACGCTACGGCGACGCTCGCAGCGACAAAGTTTTGCGTTTGTTTCATCGCGACAAAGGCCGATATGAAGGGCCCAGCGATCACGGCGAAGTCAAAATCTCAACTGGAAAAGTAGGCAAGCTGAAGAATCGCATGCTGCACTTTTCGGTTTGGGAATACGATCAATTTTTCGACAAACTTCATCGCTACACTTCGCTGCAGGCGAAACAGTGGCAAGAGCAAGGTCGCGACACTTCATACTTCAAGCTTCTCGTGCGACCAGCATTTCGGTTCTTCCGCGAATACATTCTGCAAGGCGCGATCCTTGACGGAAAAGCAGGCGTGCAAACGGCTTGGCTGGCGGCGTTCTATTCATTCAGCAAACAGGCTCGTCTGTGGGAGATCAAGCACGGCCGCAGTCAGTCTGAATTCGAAGACTGCACGACAGGAATTGAGCTGGCTGAATTGCAGGCCGAGCGCGAAATGGAAGAACGACGTCGCGCTGCGTAG
- a CDS encoding tRNA-queuosine alpha-mannosyltransferase domain-containing protein, with translation MNDQQLNVLSLQPWYGGSHRQFADGWSGRSIHRWTTLGLPDRNWKWRMRHASIEFAKQIGQRTAKGESWNVVICTDMMNAAELQSLAPSIRELPLIVYFHENQFAYPIRGKHQPDHHFLFTNFVSALAANEVWFNSQFNLDSMIRGLNSQREMWPDFSPIAEIASINANAKVVPPPISFPDCDVATMIANRKSRVLGGEPLHLVWAARWEYDKDPAALLECLELLAQQRVPFRLSVIGQQADSVPKAFDTIHEKFALQIENWGYQDSRESYWSVLESADVFLSTSAHEFFGISAAESIAAGAWPLLPHRLAYPELLQIASAPNRKHEFTYPQTIKQLASKIRELHRDRNWNFAALEELVRDTRERLAFESRVLQMDQMLLNCVNG, from the coding sequence ATGAACGATCAACAGCTGAACGTTCTTTCGCTGCAGCCTTGGTACGGGGGCAGTCATCGACAATTTGCAGACGGTTGGTCTGGTAGAAGCATCCATCGCTGGACGACGTTGGGGCTGCCCGATCGGAACTGGAAATGGCGGATGCGGCATGCCTCGATCGAATTCGCCAAACAGATTGGCCAACGAACTGCGAAGGGAGAGTCCTGGAATGTTGTCATTTGTACAGACATGATGAACGCGGCCGAGTTGCAATCTTTAGCGCCATCGATTCGAGAGCTTCCGCTGATCGTGTACTTTCATGAGAACCAGTTTGCCTATCCGATTCGTGGAAAACATCAGCCCGACCATCACTTCCTGTTCACCAATTTCGTTTCCGCGCTGGCTGCAAACGAAGTTTGGTTCAACTCACAATTCAATCTCGACTCGATGATCCGTGGCTTGAACTCGCAACGCGAAATGTGGCCTGACTTCTCGCCCATCGCCGAGATTGCTTCGATCAACGCCAATGCGAAAGTTGTGCCTCCGCCGATCAGTTTTCCAGACTGCGATGTTGCAACGATGATCGCGAATCGCAAGTCACGTGTGCTTGGGGGCGAACCGTTACATCTGGTTTGGGCGGCGCGTTGGGAGTACGACAAGGATCCGGCAGCGTTGTTGGAATGCCTGGAGTTATTGGCTCAGCAACGAGTTCCGTTTCGACTGAGCGTGATCGGACAGCAAGCCGATTCAGTACCGAAGGCTTTCGACACGATTCATGAAAAGTTTGCCTTGCAAATTGAAAACTGGGGCTATCAGGACAGCCGCGAATCGTACTGGTCAGTGCTGGAATCAGCCGACGTTTTCCTGTCGACGTCGGCGCATGAGTTCTTTGGCATTAGCGCCGCCGAATCGATTGCCGCCGGAGCTTGGCCTTTGCTCCCGCATCGACTGGCTTATCCGGAGTTGTTGCAGATTGCCTCCGCGCCAAATCGAAAACATGAGTTTACTTATCCGCAAACCATCAAGCAGTTGGCGTCGAAAATTCGCGAGTTACATCGAGACAGGAACTGGAATTTCGCGGCACTGGAAGAATTGGTTCGCGACACACGAGAGCGACTTGCTTTCGAATCTCGCGTTCTTCAAATGGATCAGATGCTGCTAAACTGCGTGAATGGATGA
- a CDS encoding TVP38/TMEM64 family protein yields the protein MKSPTQRLLLLIVGVLLIPIVPFILLGSWFEPWLETLLAGTAIDASPPLAFGSVVGILAIDILLPIPSSAVCTFAGKQLGGATGTVACWIGLNLSAGIGYWIGAAYGRPIAVKFSDEETLKRLESFDKRSSIVCLVLCRSLPIIAEASVLLMGMKKLSWTAFWPAVLLSNLGIAAALCWLGAFSAKANWFPLAMGISVAVPLLFVLFWKAKR from the coding sequence ATGAAATCGCCGACCCAAAGACTACTACTGCTGATTGTCGGCGTGCTGCTGATTCCAATCGTACCCTTCATTTTGCTGGGATCATGGTTCGAGCCATGGCTGGAAACGTTGCTGGCAGGAACGGCGATCGACGCGTCGCCACCGCTCGCGTTTGGCTCGGTCGTTGGCATTTTGGCGATCGACATCCTGCTTCCAATCCCCTCATCAGCGGTATGCACTTTCGCGGGAAAGCAACTTGGCGGAGCAACCGGAACGGTCGCTTGTTGGATCGGTCTGAATCTGTCAGCAGGAATCGGATACTGGATCGGCGCAGCGTACGGGCGTCCCATCGCGGTCAAGTTTAGCGACGAAGAAACACTGAAGCGGCTGGAATCCTTCGACAAACGGTCGAGCATTGTTTGTCTGGTGTTGTGCCGCTCGCTTCCAATCATTGCCGAGGCCAGCGTGTTGCTGATGGGGATGAAGAAGCTTTCGTGGACCGCGTTCTGGCCCGCAGTGCTGCTTTCGAATCTCGGGATCGCAGCAGCACTTTGCTGGTTGGGCGCGTTTTCGGCGAAAGCCAACTGGTTCCCTCTGGCGATGGGAATTTCCGTTGCTGTACCGTTGTTGTTTGTGCTGTTTTGGAAGGCAAAACGATGA
- a CDS encoding S26 family signal peptidase — protein MQKLNAIILAGLCIVAGCDLSSAPPIPAIIEGDSMAPTVCGDHLAASCVECQFDFKTELVQKENFQLTCPNCGYGGLKIEDASLQRSTEVTLQPFARFPRRWQVVGFKLPEKADKETGLKRIVGLPGETITIRDGDLYSGGNILRKPWALQKEVRISVFDSKFNAISPFDNSHRFQTPDESSGWKVGGKDLRFSSKVEAVDWLEYVHWRNFRKPGKRDEAFPVEDSYGFNQQTVRELNTTRDLMLSLDVEFENDSAIQISFVRQDDEFIFDIAKTEKELLLSFSGSTDSELRKPLVYKSRLEAELPRASIEFSSFDRTLMLRINGTAMFELREQSAGLPEAGVDLNDVPNPAADQSDPDAEQPLAFRIGGRKGFFKVERFRLWRDLYYLTAPAGFETAEELKLTAGREEYILLGDNSPKSLDSRIWEKPGISRSSLIGRLVLPLDSP, from the coding sequence ATGCAGAAACTCAACGCGATCATTCTAGCCGGCCTGTGTATCGTTGCCGGTTGCGACCTGTCGTCCGCTCCGCCGATTCCGGCAATCATCGAAGGCGATTCGATGGCTCCGACGGTTTGCGGCGACCATCTGGCGGCGTCATGCGTCGAATGCCAGTTCGATTTCAAAACGGAACTGGTGCAGAAAGAAAATTTCCAGCTGACGTGCCCGAACTGTGGCTACGGCGGATTGAAAATCGAAGACGCGTCGCTGCAGCGTTCGACTGAGGTCACTCTACAGCCTTTCGCAAGGTTTCCGCGTCGTTGGCAGGTCGTCGGATTCAAGCTTCCCGAAAAAGCAGACAAAGAAACGGGCCTTAAACGAATCGTCGGGCTGCCTGGTGAGACGATCACGATTCGCGACGGGGACCTGTACTCCGGCGGAAACATTCTCCGCAAACCGTGGGCGTTGCAGAAGGAAGTTCGCATTTCGGTTTTCGACTCAAAGTTCAACGCGATCTCGCCTTTCGACAATTCGCATCGATTCCAGACGCCGGATGAATCGTCGGGCTGGAAAGTTGGTGGAAAAGACCTGCGGTTCAGCTCAAAGGTCGAGGCCGTTGATTGGCTGGAGTACGTGCACTGGCGAAACTTTCGCAAACCGGGCAAGCGGGACGAAGCGTTTCCGGTCGAAGACAGCTATGGCTTCAATCAACAGACAGTTCGTGAGCTCAACACGACGCGCGACCTGATGTTGAGTCTTGACGTTGAGTTCGAGAACGATTCGGCGATCCAGATTTCATTCGTGCGACAGGACGACGAGTTCATTTTCGATATCGCGAAGACCGAGAAAGAGCTGTTGCTTTCGTTTAGCGGATCGACGGACAGCGAACTTCGCAAGCCGCTGGTTTATAAATCTCGGCTGGAGGCGGAACTGCCGAGAGCCAGCATTGAGTTTTCCAGTTTCGACCGAACTTTGATGCTGCGAATCAATGGTACCGCCATGTTTGAATTGCGAGAGCAAAGTGCTGGCTTGCCGGAGGCCGGCGTCGACCTGAACGACGTGCCGAATCCAGCCGCCGATCAGAGCGATCCTGACGCCGAACAACCACTGGCATTCCGTATTGGCGGCCGCAAAGGGTTCTTCAAAGTCGAACGATTTCGGCTGTGGCGCGACCTGTACTATCTCACGGCACCCGCCGGATTCGAAACGGCCGAGGAATTGAAACTGACCGCCGGTCGGGAAGAGTACATCCTTTTGGGAGACAACTCTCCGAAGTCGCTGGACAGCCGAATCTGGGAAAAGCCCGGTATTTCCCGATCCAGCCTGATCGGAAGGCTTGTGCTGCCGCTCGATAGTCCTTGA
- the lepB gene encoding signal peptidase I yields the protein MAKKKKRRAFPVQDSPAPRRESIAETQVIDADEPGFGVFGYFRNPGVRETIESIVIAILLAFMFKTYEAEAFVIPTGSMAPSLQGQHLDLDCAQCGYRYLTGASRKKAIEKTICPICNYRTEMRSTDPEHKRNSGDRILVNKFIYDFHEPERYDVIVFKYPNNAKQNYIKRLIGLPGDNILIENGDIYLMNGSDEQGWSREISRKPSRKVKQVLIDVDDTKYVSGKLKLLDWPSRWAQWRGGSAWSRDENSNSFAASATDSEQWIRYRNFIPPWSRILSGGLPEEYAKPLNELPPGTLISDNMAYNNASFSGEPVATGYGNHWVGDIGVEVWTEIETSSGELLLDLVEGGVHFTCRFDVATGKATIECDDPRVEFYNDSGVVSKPVAETSLSSGSNQMLMVNADDEIHLWVNGSLVQFDASTYRRDGMPIPKYSKQEPGDAEPAGIGAKNLSMTVSRIKVVRDIYYSSVTLEQDGQSNGNESHLSPSIIHGIMADPESWSEQHALDYFDAKKGQTEPMFKLEFGPGSDRDKDQFFPMGDNSTQSLDARVWDSPNRYVERDMLIGRAIYVYWPHTLNEPVPFFPNFGKMKFIR from the coding sequence ATGGCCAAGAAGAAAAAGCGACGCGCTTTTCCAGTTCAAGACTCACCTGCGCCGCGCAGGGAAAGCATCGCTGAAACTCAGGTGATCGACGCCGACGAGCCCGGATTTGGAGTGTTCGGCTATTTTCGAAACCCCGGCGTGCGGGAAACGATTGAGTCGATCGTGATCGCGATCTTGCTGGCTTTCATGTTCAAAACTTACGAAGCCGAAGCGTTCGTGATTCCGACCGGTTCGATGGCTCCAAGTTTGCAAGGCCAACACCTGGATCTCGACTGTGCCCAATGCGGCTATCGGTACCTGACGGGAGCCAGCAGAAAGAAAGCGATTGAGAAAACGATCTGCCCGATCTGCAACTATCGGACGGAGATGCGTTCCACCGATCCGGAGCACAAACGTAACAGCGGCGATCGAATTCTGGTCAACAAGTTCATCTACGACTTCCACGAACCGGAACGTTACGATGTTATCGTTTTCAAATATCCGAACAACGCAAAACAAAACTACATCAAGCGTCTGATCGGTTTGCCGGGTGACAATATCCTGATCGAAAACGGCGACATCTATTTGATGAACGGCAGCGATGAACAGGGCTGGAGTCGCGAGATTTCGCGTAAGCCGTCACGCAAAGTGAAACAGGTGCTCATCGACGTCGACGATACGAAATATGTTAGCGGCAAGTTGAAACTGTTGGATTGGCCAAGCCGCTGGGCTCAGTGGAGAGGCGGTTCCGCCTGGAGCCGAGACGAGAACTCGAACAGTTTTGCGGCGTCAGCGACAGACAGTGAACAATGGATTCGTTATCGAAACTTCATTCCGCCGTGGAGCAGAATTCTCAGTGGCGGACTTCCTGAAGAGTACGCCAAACCGTTAAACGAGCTTCCGCCGGGCACGCTCATTAGTGACAACATGGCCTACAACAATGCGTCGTTTTCCGGTGAACCCGTGGCGACTGGTTACGGCAACCATTGGGTTGGAGACATCGGCGTTGAGGTTTGGACTGAAATCGAAACGTCCAGCGGCGAGTTGTTGCTGGACCTTGTCGAAGGCGGCGTGCACTTTACGTGTCGCTTTGACGTGGCCACCGGAAAGGCAACGATCGAGTGCGATGATCCGCGAGTCGAGTTTTACAATGACTCCGGTGTTGTTTCCAAACCAGTCGCAGAAACGTCCCTTTCGTCTGGCAGCAATCAGATGTTGATGGTCAACGCCGACGACGAGATTCATCTTTGGGTTAACGGATCACTGGTCCAGTTCGATGCGTCGACTTACCGACGTGACGGAATGCCGATCCCAAAGTATTCGAAACAGGAACCGGGTGACGCTGAACCTGCCGGCATCGGAGCCAAAAATCTGTCGATGACGGTTAGCCGTATCAAAGTCGTTCGAGACATTTACTACTCGTCGGTGACGCTGGAGCAAGACGGTCAGTCGAACGGCAACGAATCGCATCTGTCACCATCGATCATCCATGGCATCATGGCGGATCCGGAATCGTGGTCCGAGCAACACGCTTTGGACTATTTCGATGCGAAGAAAGGCCAGACGGAACCGATGTTCAAACTGGAATTCGGCCCGGGCAGCGATCGGGATAAAGATCAGTTCTTCCCGATGGGCGACAATAGTACTCAAAGTTTGGATGCGCGAGTCTGGGACAGTCCAAATCGATATGTCGAGCGCGACATGTTGATCGGTCGAGCCATTTATGTTTACTGGCCTCACACACTAAACGAGCCTGTTCCTTTCTTTCCGAACTTCGGCAAGATGAAATTTATTCGCTAG
- the lptB gene encoding LPS export ABC transporter ATP-binding protein has translation MTEDREPILVAEGLVKSYGRRRVVDGVVLDVMPGEIVGLLGPNGAGKTTTFRMICGQVKPDRGRVFLGSSEVTRWPMYLRARKGGMGYLPQKSSVFAKLTCEQNLRGMMQLMGFSRRQQKERSQELLERFEITHIRKSKAGNLSGGERRRLEIARCLVADPKIIMLDEPFAGIDPVTVQSIQVVIRELAEDGISILITDHAAREILQITDRTYVVSAGQILCSGSADDIVRHEVVREKYLGEIDIDSIGASKREPVAAASTIRIDEPVATGVSGSKIVFSKPRTKKLNRVPSPFKSDDLS, from the coding sequence ATGACAGAAGACAGAGAGCCAATCCTGGTCGCCGAAGGGCTTGTGAAGTCCTACGGTCGTCGCCGCGTCGTCGACGGCGTTGTGCTTGACGTGATGCCTGGCGAAATCGTCGGGTTGCTTGGACCCAACGGCGCCGGCAAAACCACGACGTTTCGGATGATCTGCGGTCAAGTCAAACCGGATCGCGGTCGTGTTTTTCTCGGTTCCAGCGAAGTGACGCGTTGGCCCATGTACTTGCGGGCGCGGAAGGGCGGAATGGGGTACCTGCCGCAAAAATCCAGCGTGTTCGCCAAGCTGACTTGTGAGCAGAACCTGCGTGGCATGATGCAACTGATGGGGTTTTCACGGCGGCAACAAAAAGAACGCTCGCAGGAATTGCTTGAGCGTTTTGAGATCACGCACATCCGGAAATCAAAGGCAGGAAACCTTTCCGGTGGCGAGCGACGTCGTCTGGAGATCGCCCGCTGTCTTGTTGCTGATCCAAAAATTATCATGCTCGACGAACCCTTCGCCGGTATCGACCCGGTCACTGTTCAAAGCATTCAGGTGGTGATCCGCGAGCTTGCCGAAGACGGCATTTCGATTTTGATCACCGACCATGCGGCGCGCGAGATTCTTCAGATTACGGACCGAACTTACGTTGTCAGCGCTGGGCAGATTTTGTGCAGCGGATCGGCCGATGATATTGTGCGTCACGAAGTGGTGCGAGAAAAATATCTCGGCGAGATCGATATCGACTCGATCGGAGCCAGCAAACGCGAACCCGTTGCCGCGGCGTCGACCATCCGCATCGATGAACCGGTTGCGACGGGAGTCAGTGGCTCAAAGATCGTGTTCTCCAAACCGCGAACCAAGAAACTGAATCGCGTTCCGTCGCCGTTCAAGTCCGACGACCTGTCCTGA
- a CDS encoding vWA domain-containing protein, which yields MRAFSFVLLLGLSSVALVLIGCDGEVREAARRPTSDHSYAAPMSIVANHDGIVANEGFNTESYDIIDENEFVDSMTNPKSTFSIDVDTASYSNVRRMISEGSMPPKGAVRIEELVNYFDYNYQGPKQGDHPFSVHTDIGKCPWNEENQLVRIALKGKTYPQSKRPDCNLVFLLDVSGSMNSPRKLPLVKSAMRMLVENLDRRDQIAIVVYAGSSGVVLPSTPASSAKEILEAMERLEAGGSTNGGEGINLAYMIAAESFIEDGVNRVILCTDGDFNVGTTNRSSLVSLIEDKARSGISLSVLGFGTGNLKDDTMESLADRGNGNYAYIDSQLEARKALVEQINGTLITIAKDVKIQVDFNPARVSNYRLIGYENRMLENEDFADDKKDAGEIGAGHTVTALYEIVPPGGKSLARKDAESEFVESSLKPDAANSDTVLKVNLRYKLPDESESQTFSVALDRSVSEPVAIPSGDFQFAASVAAYGMLLRDSKFKGDVDWEWVVNAANESLGEDRNGYRSEFVKLARQASVLE from the coding sequence ATGCGTGCTTTTTCTTTCGTGCTGTTGTTGGGATTGTCCTCTGTCGCGTTGGTCTTGATCGGGTGTGACGGCGAGGTCCGTGAAGCGGCCAGGCGACCGACGTCTGATCATAGCTATGCTGCTCCGATGTCAATCGTTGCGAATCATGACGGGATTGTCGCAAATGAAGGGTTCAACACGGAATCCTACGACATCATCGACGAAAACGAATTCGTCGACTCAATGACCAACCCCAAATCGACGTTTTCGATTGATGTCGATACAGCGTCCTACAGCAACGTCCGTCGTATGATCAGCGAGGGCAGCATGCCGCCAAAAGGCGCCGTTCGGATCGAAGAACTTGTCAACTATTTCGACTACAACTACCAGGGCCCGAAGCAGGGCGATCATCCGTTCTCGGTTCACACCGACATTGGCAAGTGTCCGTGGAACGAAGAAAATCAACTGGTCCGAATTGCCTTAAAAGGGAAAACGTATCCGCAAAGCAAACGTCCGGATTGCAACCTGGTCTTTCTGTTGGACGTTTCCGGATCGATGAACTCTCCACGGAAACTTCCGTTGGTGAAATCGGCAATGCGAATGCTGGTTGAAAACCTCGATCGCCGCGACCAGATCGCGATCGTCGTGTACGCCGGATCATCAGGCGTCGTACTGCCGTCGACTCCTGCATCGAGTGCCAAAGAAATTCTTGAAGCGATGGAAAGACTCGAAGCGGGAGGCTCAACCAACGGTGGCGAAGGTATTAATTTGGCTTACATGATCGCAGCCGAAAGCTTCATCGAAGACGGTGTCAATCGCGTCATCCTGTGCACCGACGGAGACTTCAACGTGGGCACGACGAATCGCAGTTCACTGGTCAGTCTGATTGAAGACAAAGCCCGTTCCGGGATTTCGTTAAGCGTGCTTGGGTTTGGGACCGGGAATCTGAAAGACGACACGATGGAATCGCTTGCCGATCGTGGAAATGGAAACTACGCCTACATCGATTCGCAACTTGAGGCTCGCAAGGCGCTCGTTGAACAGATCAATGGAACGCTGATCACGATCGCCAAGGACGTCAAAATTCAGGTGGATTTCAATCCCGCCAGAGTCAGCAACTATCGTTTGATCGGATACGAAAACCGGATGTTGGAAAACGAAGACTTTGCCGACGACAAGAAAGACGCCGGAGAGATTGGTGCCGGCCACACCGTGACCGCGCTGTACGAAATCGTGCCTCCGGGCGGAAAATCTTTGGCTCGCAAGGATGCGGAATCCGAGTTCGTGGAATCTTCGCTAAAGCCCGATGCTGCCAATTCGGATACTGTTTTGAAAGTGAACTTGCGATACAAACTTCCGGACGAGTCCGAGAGTCAGACGTTTAGTGTCGCTCTGGATCGAAGCGTTTCTGAGCCCGTCGCCATCCCCAGCGGAGACTTTCAGTTTGCGGCAAGCGTCGCGGCCTATGGGATGCTGTTGCGTGACTCAAAATTCAAGGGCGACGTCGACTGGGAATGGGTGGTCAACGCCGCGAACGAAAGCCTGGGCGAAGATCGCAACGGGTATCGCAGCGAATTCGTAAAACTGGCGCGACAGGCTTCCGTGTTAGAATGA
- a CDS encoding class I SAM-dependent methyltransferase encodes MDNQALIEKIRELAPWHHDIELNDEVHTGKVFSPTGTLPKQDNDGVTLISPRVQFTNLVKGCYPDSMLEGKSFLDCACNGGAYCFLAREFGANQVVGFDVREHWIKQAKFAQEHRKTAPVDNIRFDVMDLYDTPKQNLPKFDFTYFSGIFYHLPDPITGLKIAADLTKDVIFVSTAGVNVPENPTGMSMSRESTTRVMSGVYEMSWFPNGPECIQALLNWLGFKEVKLVRLVENPNNRIRMSIVAAREEGRLEHAPGELMPEVKITTNRKKS; translated from the coding sequence TTGGACAATCAGGCACTCATCGAAAAAATCCGTGAACTGGCACCTTGGCATCATGACATCGAGCTAAATGACGAAGTCCACACGGGGAAAGTTTTTTCTCCGACGGGAACGCTTCCGAAACAGGACAACGATGGCGTGACGCTGATTTCGCCGCGCGTTCAGTTTACGAACCTGGTCAAAGGCTGCTATCCGGATTCAATGCTGGAAGGAAAGTCGTTTCTGGATTGTGCCTGCAACGGTGGAGCGTACTGTTTTCTCGCGCGTGAGTTTGGTGCGAACCAGGTCGTTGGGTTCGACGTTCGGGAGCACTGGATCAAGCAGGCGAAGTTTGCTCAGGAGCATCGCAAAACTGCTCCGGTCGACAACATTCGTTTCGATGTGATGGACCTGTACGATACGCCAAAACAGAACTTGCCCAAGTTCGACTTCACGTACTTCAGCGGCATTTTTTATCATTTGCCCGATCCGATAACCGGGCTGAAGATTGCTGCCGACCTGACGAAGGATGTCATTTTTGTCAGTACGGCTGGAGTGAACGTTCCTGAGAATCCGACTGGCATGTCGATGTCGCGCGAAAGCACGACCCGAGTCATGTCGGGCGTTTACGAGATGTCATGGTTTCCCAATGGTCCCGAGTGCATTCAGGCGCTGCTGAATTGGCTGGGCTTCAAAGAAGTAAAACTGGTTCGTCTGGTCGAAAACCCCAACAACCGGATCCGGATGAGCATTGTTGCGGCCCGTGAAGAAGGACGCCTGGAACATGCTCCAGGTGAGCTGATGCCAGAAGTCAAAATCACGACGAACCGCAAGAAATCGTAG
- a CDS encoding alpha/beta hydrolase: MSETAYNPKSNRDPKPSFRNRLMKALKKFLMTVSIAYLIIVVALVLMENQMIYPAPKFPAGNWQPDFAHEDIEFSSADGVKIHAWLMQPTEDREIPRHVLYCHGNGENLSHACGHHGLEVIHNLGGNVMVFDYRGYGKSEGSPNEAGIKLDAERALDVFCDRFQIKPSEVILIGQSLGGAVATHLASTRGCKALILQRTFSSLPDVAASKYFWIPVRWLMQNDFNSAAAIEHYTGPLFQSHGEADTIVPIRFGEKIHEKTSHELSRFVRLPGIGHNDGFPQGYWQRIDNWLTEVESASE, translated from the coding sequence ATGAGCGAAACTGCCTACAACCCGAAATCGAACCGTGATCCCAAGCCCAGCTTTCGGAATCGGCTGATGAAAGCCCTGAAAAAGTTTCTGATGACGGTCAGTATTGCCTATCTGATCATCGTGGTCGCGCTGGTTCTGATGGAAAACCAGATGATCTATCCGGCTCCGAAATTTCCAGCCGGAAACTGGCAGCCCGATTTTGCTCACGAAGATATCGAATTTAGCTCTGCTGACGGCGTCAAAATTCATGCGTGGCTGATGCAGCCGACAGAAGATCGAGAGATTCCGCGACACGTGCTCTACTGCCATGGCAACGGCGAGAATTTATCACACGCCTGTGGTCATCATGGTCTTGAGGTCATACATAACCTCGGTGGCAACGTGATGGTGTTCGACTATCGCGGCTATGGAAAAAGCGAAGGCTCGCCCAATGAAGCCGGCATCAAGCTCGACGCTGAACGCGCATTGGATGTTTTCTGCGATCGTTTCCAGATCAAGCCCTCGGAAGTGATCCTGATCGGGCAGTCGCTTGGAGGAGCCGTCGCCACGCATCTCGCTTCGACACGAGGTTGCAAAGCGCTGATCCTGCAACGGACGTTTAGCTCGTTGCCCGATGTCGCCGCGTCCAAGTATTTCTGGATTCCAGTTCGCTGGCTGATGCAGAACGATTTCAATTCTGCAGCCGCGATCGAACACTACACCGGACCGCTGTTTCAGTCTCATGGCGAAGCTGACACAATCGTGCCCATTCGCTTCGGCGAAAAGATCCATGAGAAAACTTCCCATGAACTCAGCAGATTCGTCCGGCTACCCGGCATCGGGCACAACGACGGATTTCCGCAAGGCTACTGGCAGCGAATCGACAACTGGCTCACGGAAGTCGAATCCGCGTCAGAGTAA